AGCAATCACAAGGGCAGTCTGGGGCCCTGCCACCCATGGAGGAGCGTGGGCACGCATCCTAGCGGCACAGCCACGGCAAGGAAAGAAATCCTTCAGGGTGCTGGGGGTGAAGTATCAAAGCTGCGTCTGCGCAGGCCAGCAGAGGCACAGATGAGGGATACTGCATGTAGTACTGAAGAATGCTTTATTTGCTCCATTCCCTCttccagaaaagctgaaaatatcaGTCACCTTTCAGCAAGAGAAAGCAGTAAGTAAGTGAGAAAATttggctctgcagctcctcGTCAATTCATGGGAACAAATAAAGGTGTTAATAAATTACTGATGGCTGCTCCTAAAGGCACGCAGCAGTCTGGCGTCCGCTAAGCTACCTGGCAGGAGACGTGAACCCAGCAGGAAACCCCTCCAAGGCCTGGCTGCTGACCCCACACCTCTTGCTGTGCCTCCAGGACAAGTGTGGCCAGCACTGAATAGGAGCAACTCCACAGCACTGGCCCAGGAGCTCCTGCGAGCCTGCTGACCTCTTCCTTGCTGGGTTGAGTCAAGGCAAGAAAACACCCAGGGTTTTAATTTAAGAAGatgtggggggaaaaaggggatGTGGACAATTGATTTAGTATTGGGATGTAACACCAGCGTGACACTACGAGGCTGCTGATCAGATGACGTCAGGGAGGCAGGATCTCCAGGTGTCCCACCCACGGAAGACTCCCAACGCCAAATGACCCACAGCCCAGCGTGGCGGACACGCAGACCCGCTCACTCTGGCTGTGGTGTATAACGTAGGTACTTCTTGCCCGATGGCAGGTCCTTGGTGAAGATTCCTTTGGGGAACAGCTTCTTGGCTTCGTCATCAGGTAAGGTGGGAATGACCATGACGCTGTCACCAGGCTGGGGAGCAAATGGGAAACatgagggcagcagaggaacTGGCAGGCTTGGCACGTCCCTGCTAGCAGGTGGTGTGTTGCCTTCCTTGTGAACACTTAGCCCCAGTGCATGTCCCCTGCAGCTGTCCATAGCCAGCAGTGAGGACTGAGTGGGAGGTGAACCAGGAGATATGGGCAATGCAGAAAGGGAGAGCTGCTCCATCTGCCAGTCAGACCCCATGGTGCAGCCCTCCCCATGGTACTGTCAAGGAAACAAGGAGCACGTAGAGGTGAGCTCAGCATCGGTTCTCTACAGCTCATCTTTGCTGCTTGCTGAGCAGGGCACGCAGCAAGGCCTGCACCTGCTCATCCATTCCTATTGCTCAGGCACCCCTGGAAAGGCAGCACTTGGCCAGGCCGAGCCCAAGCGCTTCCCTGGGAGGAGAGGTGGTGGGTGAGCTGGCCCAAAACTGCTGACAGCTTATGCTGCACTGCAAAAGGAACTGCCTACAGGGACCCTTGACACCTTGGTCCCTGCCTCATAACAGAAGTACTACAAGCCTAGGACTTCTCGGGAGCCTGTAGCAGCAGGAAGGAGTGTGTCCTCTGGCTCCAGACAAGCCGGTTTCTCTGGTAACAGCTCTGAAAGCCAGCAGCAGGATGGGTCCTAGAGCTGAGCAGCCCTGCCAGGCCAGGGAAATGTTGGCTAGCTAAAGTGCActgcttgttcttcctttttaattggCTGCCCAGACTATTTTTtggaattttaaataatgcttCTGAATTGAAACAGTAGCTAAGCAACTTCAGTTAGTTATCTTCCACAAGGCTAGGACTGGGTGTGtatctgctgggcaaagtgagcCTGTGCCCATATTGGCCTTTCCTGGCTCAAAGGGAGCAGAGCAATGTGCCAGCCTTGAAACCAGCTACCCTGCACTTACTGCTTTTTTGGTTTGTGACACTGACTTTGAGTGGAGTTTGGCCTGGCAGCTGATGGCCAGTAATGTTCTTTCCTATCATGGTCAACAAAGACAGGATCTGCCTTGCCCCAGAGCTCGAGTACTGATAGCCCAAGGGAACAGGCTCCATATCTGCCAGCACCTGGGatgaaggagagggaagggaggtcTCTGGCTAACTCTAGACTTCAATGGCCCTGAAGCCTGTGCTAGGATCCAGCTCAAATCCCAAGATCTCAGTAGCTCCCCCCAAGGGGGGCAACTGATGTTTTAGTGCATCTCTGCTTTGCCCACCCgctgcagtgctgggctgcaAGCTTTGCTCCCCTTCTCACCTTCCAGTTCACAGGGGTAGCGACCTTCTTGTACGCTGTCAGCTGCAGGGAGTCCACCACTCTTAGGATCTCATCAAAGTTTCTCCCAGTGGTGGCTGGGTAGAGGATGGAAAGTTTCAGCTTCTTATCCGGGCCAAAAACAAACACCTGAGCATAGGGAGACAGGGTCAGATTCCTGGGCACCAAACACGTCCTACTGCTCTGCTAGATCTGcccagccctcctgctcctccctctCCTGTATGGTGTCCTGCCAAGATCCCATTTGATCACAGGTCCTTGGGAAAGTGGAGACACTGTTGTGGGTATCTCCTAGAACAACTAGTGCCCCCCACTCTGGCACAGGGAACATGGTGTTTTTTCTAAGAGCTTGTTTCCAACATTAGGTTATTTCACTACTTGAAACATTTGGTCCCCACCCCAATCTGGGCCCCTTGTAACACAAGTGCTGCAGGGGAGAACAAAAGTCCAGCATATCAATGACCTATGGGTGTCCCTTCTCTGCCTAGACCAGCACAATCAGGATGAGCAGGTGCCAGCAAGACAGGGCTGTGCCCAGCCTCTTCTTGCAGAACAGCACATGGATCTACCCTGGGAAGTTGACTCAGCTCCCAAGGCTGGTCACATCCATGCAGGTAGCCTGCTCCTGTCTCTGTGTCCCAGACAGGGCAGGATGGCAGCTCATACCAACTGCTGCAGTGCTCCAAGGCCAAAGCATGATCAGGGTACTCACCACACGGGCAGTCAGGGGCATGCCATCCTTGTCCCGCTCGTCCGGGTCCAGCATGCCCAGCTTGACAGCAAGCTCCCGCTTAGCATCAGCAATAATGGGGAAGGGGAGTTTCTGCTCGTGCTGGTCCCCATTGTATGCATTGATGTCCTGTAGAGAGAAGCCATCGGCATACTCATGCTCCCCATCTTGGGTGCCATCATGCTGGGGATGGAGGCTGgaggcagtgtgtgtgtggcgCAGACTCCAGCAGTCACACAAGTCTTTAACCTCTATTTTGGTATGGGTGGATGCCTCACCTGCTCTCTTACCCCAGCTGGGCTCTGACGTGTGCCAGGCCTGCTCCTGTGCAGAGCATCTCCTCCCGCTACACACTGATGCCAGGACTGACACTGCCCTGTACTGTGTCCCTGCCAGCATGGCACCTGTGGAGAGGCCACACAGCCAGGTGCCCATGGCCTTCCATGAAGTTTCTAAGCTTCCAAAACTGGGCAACAAACCAAACACCTGCATGCCAGGTTGCTTACCCTCTTGAACTGCCGGTGGCTCAGCTTCGCCCAGGCACACAGAAGTAGGAAAAGTCTCCCTATGTCACAGGCAGGATTTACTTGCTCTGAGAATGGAAGTCCCTCTTGGAGCCCTCCCCCAAAAGTGAGCCAGCATGACCGACAGACATGTTGATATAGCATCTGACTTGGACTGTGCtcttaaaaaacagtttttctagTGGTAGAGCAAACCAGTGACTCTAGAGCTAACAAAGCTCACATGCCAAACACAGGTTTTGTGTGAGGGAGCCAGCGCCATTCAGCAAGTGACCTCTACCTTAACTAAAGGCTCTTGAAAATGCAATGAAAGTCTGAGTGTGTATGctaagttacatttttttcttttttctttttttttttcctttttttgaccAGTATCTGggaacaggagagaaaacaacCATCACTTGGTCTGTGAAGTTGCTTCCTGTGCTAGTCCAAACTTGATTTGTATTACAGGGCATCCGTATTTTTAGCCTTTCTGAAACTGGTGTGGATTTGGCCAAAACATTCAAGTTTTCATTGTAATCTGGGGCAACTCCCATACGGTTtgggctgagctgcagcagggctgagagTAGCTTGCTCAAGGCAGCAcaagcagagcagctggcagcATAAAAGCAAGTGTGAATTCAAGGTCACCGCCCCAGAACAGCactatcttttctttccatcctcATTTTGCTGCAAGGGAACAAACTCAACTCCAGCGCTGATATAAGCCTCCTCCACCACGCTGTGGTGTGTTTTCGGCTGAGCTGGCAATGCGAGCGTACAAGTCCCTGCCTCCCTCATGCTTTGAAGGTAGGGGAACAAACTGGGCCTTGCTCAGGGGGAACGTAGAAAGGGAAGGGTTGGAAATGCTGCCCCTTGGCACTGCCAACTGTGCTCAGATCATGCCAGAGGCAGCAAGAGCAAGCAGGCCCAGCGCTGGTCCTCAGCCCTCCCAGGCTGATGGTAGTGACATGGGGGGCCGTAACCCTGCCCTGGTGAGCAGgtggctgctcaggatgctgCAAGCAGGTCACAGGGTGCACACATGGCAGGATGTTTCCTTTGCAGCTTTTCTCTTCACTTGCTTCCTCCCCAGAGCCTTCACAAGTCAGCACTGCACGGCCAAGAGGGGCTGTTCATCTCGGTCTGGCTGTGTGCGTTTCCCAGCTGAGTCCTGTGCGACAGCAGTCTGTACACCCATCCTTGCAGAGCCAGCTGAGGCCAGGAACATGTTTCTGCTTGCCTGAAGTTGCAGCCCTTTCCTCATAGCCATGGGGACAGCCAGCTGGGCActgaggacagcagcagatATCCATCTCTgctccccccctctccccccagcctcgaacacagaaaaatgcctCAGGAGGAGTTCCTGATGCTGCGATGTGGCTGTTCTTTCACTCCTTCCACATCCCCAGCAGGTCTCAGAACTCCTCTGGGGCATAAGGTACACAGACAACCCCTTTTTGCAGCTTATGAATTTTAGTAAGTGCCCAGCCTGCCTTGTGTtcaacaaagcagaaaacagaggcagaaagaagTCACTGCAGCAAGCCAGTGCTGTGGGAGGCACCTCTCTCTATACAGGCCTCTTGAATGAGTGAGAATCAGCCACTGGAACAAGCATGCGAACTGCAAAAGCTCAGTGAACAGACCAAGCGTGGCAGAAGCAGAAGTCTCTCTCCACCTTGAGCTGaattagtttcttctttttcaaagataacctgactttcctttgcttttgctccCCCTGCCCTGCAAATGTTGGCCAGTGTGTGCCTCCTGTATCGTGCCTATTGGCTTGAACTCTGAGATCAGAATGTCGCTGGGATGCACCCTCAGGTTTTCTGACTTAATTTCTCCTAACTCCCTGCAGCCTCTGTGAAGAGTGGCAAGAAATCCTGTACCAGGACAGGACACTACTCTTTGGAAATTTGCAGTATGACATTTTGTTGTTAAACTGCAATTTAACTGAGACTTACTACAGAGCCATTCTTATAGACCTGAGTAAACCACATGGGAGTGGTTCAAAGAGTAAAGAAGAGCTGTTGTGAACTTCTGCCTAAACTTGCACAGTCTGAGTCCAttcaggatttaaaaaaattgtttggcAATCTCAGTTCAGCTGGCTGAGACAACTGTTTGCAATAGCATCTGCTGCCCTTTAGCTGTGTaataaaaatgggaaaggaCTCTAATATGACGCATGCCCTACCCAGGCATGACCCAGCAGAAGTCTTGCTCCTTCCCAGAGCCAGACACCTTACCAGCACACtaaatctgcaaagaaaatcatCGGTCATGGATTTAAAGGAATAAAGGTTTTCTCCATGGCTGTTCATGTAGCCTTCTCTGCCCTCCAAGTGACAGTTCATCCTTGGATTTCTGTATCACAAGTCACAGGTCTAcctgaaaaatctcttctgcttGGAGCAGTTCAAGTTGCCCAGCAAAAATCTCTACTGCTGCAGCACTCTTGATGGTGCACTGAGAGGTGAGAAATTAGAAACAAGACCTTTGCACAAAACTCTGCTCTGGGATGGAGAGTGCTTCTGAAAAGCAATAGTCAAATCCTACTGTTTATAACTCATTCCAAAATGCAAATAACTTTATCACCCACGGGAACTCTGTACAAAAGTGTCATAAACGCCACCCTCTTGTGCAATAGGACACCCAGAGTCATTCACTTCCCTAtgaactatttttctttccagagtcCAAGCTGAAACCAGATACTGCTGGAGAGATTTAGTCTCCCCTGAACTCATGGAGGCTAAGGCACTGGTGACCAAACAGAGCATCGAAACCATCTCCGACATGAGCAGCGCATGTGAGTCACCCCTGCAGCGGCCGTTGAGCTCAGAGGAGAACACAAGCTCTCTACATGCCACAGAGGGCCCCTGCCCCTGGTGCAGATGCCCTAGTTAATCCTGCCTAAGGAGCCTGTGCATTCAGCCAAGTCTTGGAGATGCAGTGCATAGACTAGGAAGGCAGAAGAGCAGGATCGGTCCCTGGTGGAGCTATAAGCTTGCTGAGAAATCTGGAGCTTGCTCCTGAGACTTTGCTAAGGATGGCTAAGAGTATTGGTATCTTGGCTGGGAAAGGATGGATTGACAAAGTGATGTGACAGCTATTGGTCATGTTGTGGTCTACAAGCCTGCTTCCTGCTGCTAGATGAACTGTCTGCCTAGTTTATCTCCTCTCCTATTTGCTCACTGAAATTTGGcagcaaggaaagcagaggtttttctgttgtttcatgCAGAATTTTAGCCACCTATTCCTTGCTGCCCATTTGCTTCCTCGCAGGCTGCACTCTAGATGAAAACAGCTTCTTCCTCTCAGTACTTTTAGTACCTTCATCCGAAGATGAAGTGTCGGTGTATAGAGGAATACTGCATAGAGATCTGTTTGCCAAAAGCTTTGCTTGACCCAAAGACTTCTCTCTAGATTGAGATCTAGTGAAGGAAGTTGCAGTTTTTCCATCTCAGGCTAGCATCTAATGTAGACTGCTTTTGTCCAGACAGGCATCTGCTCCTAGGTCTTGGTATCTCTGttcaaggctttttttctttgtgcctGGGCAGAAGAACCTTTGGGGCATTGTCCACAGTCTCAGATTTGCAGCAAATTTTAAAGGCTGCCTTCCCAGTTCTTCTCTTCATCTCTCTGCATTATTTCTagttcttctctgctttgtcaAGGACCTCTCCTAGCTTTTCAAAGGTGTGCAACAACGTTAATGAATGGGATTGGAGTCATCTCAGGTTTCTTGCATGTAATGTAACTGTTTGACAGTTTAGATGTCCCCCCTTCACCCTTCCTTGTACAGCGCTAAGAGGTAAGCATACTGCCCAGCCAGCCTCCAAAACGGTGCTGGGGAAGCCTTCATCCTCCACTCCTGTTAACTAGATGGCAGAGTTGTCACCAGGGAAAGGATCACATTTATAGCTCAGGTCCAAGAGCAGAGCAATCGCACCCTTGTCCTCCTTTAGCCCTATGATGTACACTTGCTGAGTTTGTTGCTTCTCCATCCTTCCCATGCTGCTCAccatgctgcagcctggcacaTGCCCCCAGTCCCAAGTGAAGAGCGCCAGTCTCTGCACTGAAGCTGTTCCAAACCTTTGAGCagcctttccctgcctctgccacaTGCATACTGGATCCCAACCTTGTTCCCCTGTAGCCTGAGAAAGGGGCAATTTCAAATACAGGCTGCATGAGAGAGTCAAATCTGCTACTGATTTATCCACACCAATTTGAACTTTTGCTCTGGCTGCGTTTAACAGTTCTCCTTTTTACAGATGCCGAGTTGGCATTTGTAAACCACTGTCTCTGAGGCCTGTCCCTATCCTGGTGGAAAGTTCACCACTGTGATGCACAGCTCGTGCTGTTGCCCTTTGCCTTCCTCTGCAGTTTCCTGGAAGGTTTTCCAAAACTGCTGTCTCCCATTAGTCAGCATTGCAAAGCCACACTGCAACTCTTGGTTTTACCTGAGGCTGTGCAGAATAATCctgtagcatcagcaaactcaGCTCATTGTTCACCTCTTTTCCAGATCATCTGAGTATGCTGAACCACATCTGTCCCTGCAGACTCTTAGGGGAGCTCAATGCTGCCTTCCCTCCTCTAACACAATTACTGCTTCCTCCTATCTCCCAACAAGAAGGGACAAGAGAACCTGCCCTTTCACAGatcatttcattcaaaattctTGGAAAGTCAAGGATTTTATAGTCAGCAATATCCCTATCGTCCTTCTACAGGCTGTAACAAACTGGGAGATGAGATTCCCTTAAAAAGCCAAACCAAAACTTTCTGTTACGCTTAATGGAATGTATCTGCTAATTCAACTGGTGGTTTTGGCCAATGGGACCAATGCAGAAATCTGATTTATTGGTGTGGGTTTCATATGTTTTTCTCAAGCCTTTCTGAGACCTGGCATCACAGTTGCCATGTTCCATTCAGGTACAAAGGCCAATTTAAGCAATAAGGAATAACTAGAAGACTTCTACAGCAAGTCAAACATGAATTAATGTTTGAGTGGAAA
This region of Rhea pennata isolate bPtePen1 chromosome 8, bPtePen1.pri, whole genome shotgun sequence genomic DNA includes:
- the PRDX6 gene encoding peroxiredoxin-6 — encoded protein: MPGLLLGDEAPNFEADTTQGRIRFHDFLGDSWGILFSHPRDFTPVCTTELGQAAKLASEFSKRNVKMIALSIDSVEDHLSWSKDINAYNGDQHEQKLPFPIIADAKRELAVKLGMLDPDERDKDGMPLTARVVFVFGPDKKLKLSILYPATTGRNFDEILRVVDSLQLTAYKKVATPVNWKPGDSVMVIPTLPDDEAKKLFPKGIFTKDLPSGKKYLRYTPQPE